One window of the Triticum dicoccoides isolate Atlit2015 ecotype Zavitan chromosome 3B, WEW_v2.0, whole genome shotgun sequence genome contains the following:
- the LOC119280511 gene encoding beta-1,2-xylosyltransferease XAX1-like — protein sequence MDGSSSKSPQSATVAEIEVPKPKGSITCDDKSKDNGFPYARPVVCKMSGDVRIAPGSSSVILSMPLYQSAEGRRVRPYARHDDSLPPLVREVAIKTVANGSDAPECSVGHGDIPAVVFSVGGYTGNFFHDMSDVLIPLYLTSFQFKGRVQFFVTDYKQWWLKKYKPILRRLSRYDIVDFDSNNDVHCFHHVILGLVRDRDLILRRHPTRNPKGYSMVGFTRFLRHAYGLRRNRPFVLGENPGKKPRMLIISRRGTRRLLNLHRVEAVATALGFDVTVSEAGGNSVKRFAETVNSCDVLVAVHGAGLTNQMFLPAKAVVVQIVPWGGMEWMATNFYGEPARGMGLRYLEYHVAGEESSLARRYPRDHAVFRDPMAIHAQGWKALAEVVMTQDVRLNLDRFTPTLLRALDLLQD from the exons ATGGATGGCTCTTCCAGCAAATCTCCACAGTCAG CAACAGTTGCAGAGATTGAAGTTCCAAAGCCTAAGGGTAGTATCACTTGTGATGATAAGAGTAAAGACAATGGTTTTCCCTATGCAAGGCCAGTCGTCTGTAAGATGTCCGGTGATGTTCGGATTGCTCCAGGAAGCTCATCAGTCATTCTCAGCATGCCACTGTATCAAAGTGCAGAAGGACGACGCGTTAGGCCATATGCTCGCCATGATGATTCATTGCCGCCTCTTGTGAGAGAAGTGGCCATTAAAACAGTTGCAAATGGAAGTGACGCTCCTGAATGCAGCGTCGGACACGGCGACATACCAGCAGTGGTCTTCTCGGTCGGCGGCTACACCGGAAACTTCTTCCACGACATGTCGGACGTGCTGATCCCACTGTACCTGACTTCCTTCCAGTTCAAAGGGCGGGTGCAGTTCTTCGTCACCGACTACAAGCAGTGGTGGCTCAAGAAGTATAAACCGATTCTACGGAGGCTGTCGCGCTACGACATTGTCGATTTCGACTCGAACAATGATGTGCACTGCTTCCACCATGTGATCCTTGGGCTGGTGAGGGACAGGGACCTGATCCTTCGCCGACATCCTACAAGAAACCCCAAGGGATACTCCATGGTAGGATTCACAAGATTCTTGCGCCACGCCTACGGTCTCCGACGTAACAGGCCATTCGTCCTTGGCGAAAACCCCGGCAAGAAGCCGAGGATGCTGATCATATCTCGCCGAGGGACACGGAGGCTCCTGAACCTACACCGGGTGGAGGCCGTGGCGACGGCGCTAGGATTCGACGTGACGGTCTCCGAGGCCGGTGGCAACAGCGTCAAGAGGTTCGCAGAGACGGTGAACTCTTGCGACGTGCTGGTGGCGGTCCACGGTGCAGGCTTGACTAACCAGATGTTCCTCCCAGCGAAGGCTGTGGTGGTGCAGATCGTGCCATGGGGCGGGATGGAGTGGATGGCCACCAACTTTTACGGTGAGCCGGCGCGTGGCATGGGCCTTCGGTACCTCGAGTACCATGTCGCCGGAGAAGAGAGCAGCCTCGCACGGCGGTACCCGAGAGACCATGCCGTGTTCAGGGACCCCATGGCCATCCATGCGCAGGGGTGGAAGGCGCTGGCGGAGGTGGTGATGACGCAGGACGTGAGGCTCAATCTAGACAGGTTCACGCCGACACTCCTACGTGCCCTGGACCTTCTTCAAGATTAA